A genomic region of Roseateles amylovorans contains the following coding sequences:
- a CDS encoding ankyrin repeat domain-containing protein translates to MVEMMNDRPSGRAAQSRRSEARAASWNAMALVGLISLAGLALPHQARAAEATSSPQAVASRAAPVTAPTSSQATPLMAPPTEASRAAARAKLAEQGLAPTAERLVQYAAQGDATIVGWLLAAGVPAASVEPVRQVTPLHNAAAQGHERVAVQLLNAGAPVNPVDWQGYTPLALASACGHLKLVQLLLAKGATVNPADPKVASPLSLAVQAGQSPVVKALLAAGATQQANVYGQTPLDLARRIGRTDLVQLLEQAPATAAGGAAASSSAAATAPQ, encoded by the coding sequence ATGGTCGAGATGATGAATGACCGCCCCTCGGGGCGGGCGGCACAAAGCCGTCGGTCGGAGGCCCGGGCGGCCTCGTGGAACGCGATGGCCCTGGTCGGGCTGATCAGTCTGGCCGGCCTGGCGCTCCCGCACCAGGCTCGGGCCGCGGAAGCGACCTCGAGCCCGCAGGCCGTTGCCTCCCGGGCCGCGCCGGTCACGGCACCGACCTCCAGTCAGGCCACACCGCTGATGGCGCCGCCGACGGAAGCGAGCCGCGCGGCCGCACGGGCCAAGCTCGCCGAGCAAGGCCTGGCCCCGACCGCCGAGCGGCTGGTGCAATACGCTGCCCAAGGGGATGCGACCATCGTCGGCTGGCTGCTCGCTGCCGGGGTGCCTGCGGCATCGGTCGAGCCTGTGCGGCAGGTCACGCCCTTGCACAACGCCGCGGCCCAGGGCCATGAGCGGGTCGCCGTGCAACTGTTGAACGCCGGCGCCCCGGTGAATCCGGTGGACTGGCAGGGCTACACGCCGCTGGCGCTGGCCTCCGCCTGCGGGCATCTCAAGCTGGTGCAACTGCTGCTGGCCAAGGGCGCGACGGTCAATCCGGCCGATCCGAAGGTGGCTTCGCCCCTCAGCCTGGCGGTCCAGGCGGGGCAGAGCCCGGTGGTGAAGGCCTTGCTGGCCGCCGGCGCGACGCAGCAGGCCAATGTCTACGGCCAGACGCCGCTGGACCTGGCCCGACGCATCGGGCGCACCGACCTTGTTCAACTTCTCGAGCAGGCCCCTGCGACCGCCGCTGGCGGCGCTGCCGCCTCGAGTTCTGCCGCTGCCACCGCTCCCCAATGA
- a CDS encoding vanadium-dependent haloperoxidase gives MKRRHFLALPGALCLSAPSWAGNTVLRYETTPSDARWTVPPTSVFHAWAAADAEADLIVERWKREPLTVPLTRLQLDRHVKHKISPTRAARGLALLHVAMHDARQCALDMQMNPRLVVPMAAAQVMGYLFNAEEKAFDRIATCVAARVSGAAKDSLSNDTKAALKLGESIGQQVVRHGDTDGAQRGWNGVRLQYYGEGRYFGPSSWEPTEPYHYYPPDEPFAPQWRTWSLVDNAEFRPKPPEYGSPRHMADLEEVIRINKNLTPEELRIAKFWVDGHGSVTPPGHWNNIAIDEALAAKLDEETTTRLFLHLNVAMADGFIACWETKYHYWTARPITAAKRLLNVTFRSAILTPPFPGYTSGHATFSGAGGRVIGTYIPSRSAAMEAMAEEAALSRLLGGIHFRHDNDDGLMTGRKVAQKVLKLIAA, from the coding sequence ATGAAACGACGTCACTTTCTCGCACTTCCCGGCGCCCTGTGCCTGAGCGCGCCCTCGTGGGCCGGCAACACCGTGCTTCGCTACGAGACCACGCCCAGCGATGCCCGCTGGACCGTGCCGCCCACTTCGGTGTTCCATGCCTGGGCCGCTGCGGATGCGGAAGCCGATCTCATCGTGGAGCGCTGGAAGCGTGAACCGCTCACCGTGCCGCTGACGCGTCTGCAGCTCGACCGGCATGTGAAGCACAAGATCTCGCCGACCCGCGCCGCACGCGGGCTGGCGCTGCTGCATGTGGCGATGCACGACGCACGTCAATGCGCGCTCGACATGCAGATGAATCCGCGTCTGGTGGTGCCGATGGCCGCAGCGCAGGTGATGGGCTACCTGTTCAATGCCGAAGAGAAGGCCTTCGACCGCATCGCCACCTGTGTGGCCGCGCGAGTGAGCGGGGCGGCGAAGGACAGCCTGTCCAACGACACCAAGGCTGCGCTGAAGCTGGGCGAGTCGATCGGTCAGCAGGTGGTGCGCCACGGCGATACCGACGGCGCCCAGCGCGGCTGGAACGGCGTGCGGCTGCAGTATTACGGGGAAGGGCGCTACTTCGGACCCAGTTCCTGGGAGCCGACCGAGCCCTATCACTACTACCCGCCCGATGAGCCGTTCGCGCCGCAATGGCGCACCTGGAGCCTGGTGGACAACGCGGAGTTCCGCCCCAAACCGCCCGAATACGGCTCGCCGCGGCACATGGCCGACCTGGAAGAGGTCATCCGCATCAACAAGAACCTCACACCGGAAGAGCTGCGCATTGCCAAGTTCTGGGTGGACGGACACGGCTCGGTGACGCCGCCGGGGCACTGGAACAACATCGCCATCGACGAGGCCCTGGCCGCCAAGCTGGACGAAGAGACCACCACCCGGCTGTTCCTGCATCTGAACGTGGCCATGGCCGATGGCTTCATCGCCTGCTGGGAAACCAAGTACCACTACTGGACGGCGCGTCCGATCACCGCCGCCAAGCGGCTGCTGAACGTGACCTTCCGCTCGGCCATCCTGACGCCGCCGTTCCCGGGTTATACCTCCGGTCATGCGACCTTCAGCGGCGCGGGGGGGCGGGTCATCGGCACCTACATCCCGTCGCGCTCGGCAGCCATGGAGGCGATGGCCGAGGAAGCGGCGCTTTCGCGCTTGCTGGGCGGTATCCACTTCCGGCACGATAACGACGACGGGCTGATGACCGGCCGCAAGGTGGCGCAGAAGGTGCTGAAGCTGATTGCGGCTTGA
- a CDS encoding OmpA family protein — MSASLRASASRAGLYIGPTYKFSAAAAERQISLDRLCRQFALREIDEETWAKAQTDFALASTEDLQLENHDTLKKLTQNLEELARHSARLAELLGASAQATLEPDELLARAKNATNEDYAALRDDLGSLSTTFSDGLSSSNKRILAAVQGTSHLQQQLQAEVLQLRVLVKDLAPKPSSLSWKRIANLTVKFSREKPISLDGAAIGVLRRDLSRFSERDDYKIELDGYADATGGPLANLGISWARANEVQKFLAQDLKLDPSNIKVRAGGERSSGSPVNDRVVEVTVYGRLRSPVNDP, encoded by the coding sequence ATGTCTGCGTCTCTTAGGGCCTCGGCATCTCGGGCGGGTCTTTACATAGGACCAACTTACAAGTTTTCAGCGGCCGCGGCAGAGCGTCAGATCTCGCTGGATAGGCTTTGCCGACAGTTCGCGCTTAGGGAAATCGACGAAGAGACCTGGGCCAAAGCCCAGACCGATTTCGCTCTGGCAAGCACAGAAGACCTTCAGCTAGAAAATCACGATACCCTCAAGAAGTTGACGCAGAACCTTGAGGAGCTTGCGAGGCATTCGGCGAGGCTTGCAGAACTTCTTGGCGCGTCCGCGCAGGCGACTTTGGAGCCCGATGAATTGCTCGCGCGAGCGAAAAACGCGACGAACGAGGACTATGCCGCTTTGAGGGACGATCTCGGGAGTCTCTCCACCACGTTCAGTGATGGGCTCTCATCTTCAAATAAGCGAATCCTCGCCGCTGTGCAGGGAACGAGCCATTTGCAGCAACAGCTTCAGGCCGAAGTCCTACAATTGCGGGTTCTTGTGAAGGACCTCGCGCCAAAGCCCTCATCGCTATCGTGGAAGCGGATCGCAAACCTCACGGTGAAATTCAGCCGTGAGAAACCAATTTCCCTCGACGGTGCGGCGATTGGCGTATTGAGGCGGGATCTGTCTCGCTTTTCGGAGCGGGACGACTACAAAATCGAACTGGACGGCTACGCAGACGCCACCGGAGGGCCATTGGCTAATCTTGGAATCAGCTGGGCCCGCGCAAACGAAGTTCAGAAGTTCCTTGCACAGGACCTAAAGCTCGACCCAAGCAACATCAAAGTTCGCGCTGGCGGCGAGCGCAGTTCCGGTTCACCTGTGAACGATCGAGTCGTCGAGGTGACTGTGTATGGCCGGCTTCGCTCTCCTGTCAACGACCCGTAA
- a CDS encoding response regulator — protein sequence MLSNTNAVKCLIVEDDPFKMEGIRNYLNQIFAGKVIVFQCQALASATALLGLHSFDLAIIDMSIHSHEPEKGAGSPFPLSSGGLDVLFEIVYSGASTPCIILTQYPDIDIESLPIPVDRAKQEILDKFDIDVAGCVRYLENDSQWKADILGILERL from the coding sequence ATGCTCTCGAACACTAACGCTGTAAAATGCCTGATTGTCGAGGATGACCCATTCAAGATGGAGGGTATCCGCAACTATCTAAATCAAATATTTGCTGGTAAGGTGATAGTATTTCAATGCCAAGCGCTAGCATCCGCAACAGCGCTATTGGGTTTGCATAGTTTTGACTTAGCGATCATCGATATGTCAATCCACAGCCACGAGCCTGAGAAAGGTGCTGGCTCGCCGTTTCCGCTCTCGTCGGGTGGTCTAGATGTCTTATTCGAAATTGTTTATTCAGGCGCCAGCACTCCTTGCATAATTTTAACCCAGTATCCCGATATTGACATTGAATCGCTCCCTATTCCGGTAGATCGGGCCAAACAGGAAATACTTGATAAGTTCGATATCGACGTTGCCGGCTGTGTTCGTTATTTGGAGAACGATAGCCAGTGGAAAGCTGACATCCTGGGGATTCTGGAACGGCTATGA
- a CDS encoding phosphorylase family protein: protein MKILVLEDEDGKFDEIAAHIKVVVPDACIQRERNWLSYSMAVSNAKFDLILLDLFVPRSQKDSTVEDHTDVLVATTRDYGSKSFRTPAIVLTRYSADSGDFVHNLNLVDINVIPFNEHGEWREALKRKLLSAQPDKKFDVVIVCALEKEATAFQSLVDKWGTVRGISGLLCRDVEIGPYKAVIVQPQRMGLVASAISSAFALDRFEPRLICMSGICGGVAGEADMYDLLVTQICHQHDAGKWSTTGFKADHFHVQLDVDVNNKLIEVASDEAVIASLLDGLNPAKAEIPEGKERIGCAIKTGAPTSSGSAVIAEEGKTATLTVGQRKLAGFDMEVYSVYEAARQARRRTAFFAAKAVVDDGGNNKGDAFHRIACLLSAKYVVAAIRAGVADVWK, encoded by the coding sequence ATGAAAATTCTGGTGTTGGAAGACGAGGATGGCAAGTTCGATGAAATCGCCGCGCACATCAAAGTTGTCGTTCCTGACGCATGCATCCAGCGAGAGAGGAACTGGCTGTCCTACTCGATGGCGGTCTCAAACGCCAAGTTCGACCTGATCCTGCTGGACCTTTTCGTTCCTCGCTCGCAGAAGGACAGCACCGTCGAAGACCACACCGACGTCTTGGTCGCGACAACCCGGGATTACGGCAGCAAGTCGTTCAGGACCCCGGCAATCGTGCTGACCCGGTACAGCGCTGACAGCGGCGACTTCGTCCACAACTTGAACCTGGTCGATATCAACGTGATTCCGTTCAACGAACACGGCGAGTGGCGGGAAGCCCTGAAGCGCAAGCTTCTGAGCGCACAGCCGGACAAAAAGTTCGACGTGGTCATCGTCTGCGCCCTAGAGAAGGAGGCGACCGCCTTCCAGAGCCTTGTCGACAAGTGGGGGACAGTCCGGGGCATTTCGGGGCTCCTGTGTCGAGACGTCGAGATTGGCCCCTACAAGGCAGTCATTGTTCAGCCTCAGCGCATGGGGCTAGTCGCATCAGCTATTTCTTCCGCCTTTGCGCTTGACCGATTTGAGCCGCGCTTGATCTGCATGAGCGGAATCTGCGGCGGAGTGGCTGGCGAGGCGGACATGTACGACTTGCTGGTCACGCAGATCTGCCATCAGCATGACGCCGGCAAATGGAGTACGACGGGCTTCAAGGCAGACCATTTCCACGTGCAGTTGGACGTAGACGTCAATAACAAGCTCATTGAGGTCGCGTCTGACGAGGCCGTGATCGCCTCACTGCTGGATGGGCTGAACCCTGCGAAGGCCGAAATCCCCGAGGGCAAGGAGCGCATCGGCTGCGCCATCAAGACCGGCGCGCCGACCAGCAGTGGCAGCGCGGTCATTGCTGAGGAGGGCAAGACTGCCACGTTGACTGTTGGCCAGCGAAAGCTCGCTGGCTTCGACATGGAGGTTTACTCCGTCTATGAAGCGGCCAGGCAGGCCCGCCGTCGAACCGCATTCTTTGCGGCCAAGGCGGTGGTGGACGATGGCGGCAATAACAAGGGCGACGCGTTCCACCGTATCGCCTGCTTGCTCTCGGCAAAGTACGTGGTTGCGGCCATCCGAGCCGGCGTCGCCGACGTCTGGAAATGA
- a CDS encoding AI-2E family transporter has product MSASSLSPLASKFLIGVAVLGLLYLARDVLEPVTLAATLAFVLAPVVRRFRGLGLGQAPAAMAALTVAGLLMTGLAMVLVAQLGAMSRELPAYESNVREKIVVLRKFTVDQLREAQGRAGRMVGDLAPGGSVSPSAEMTADRAVGPQQESNPNATGRPGPTDDSVEVLRQLVATLWGPVGTVGIVVLVLIFALLEQDALRDRLIRLLGGTDVRAATSAVNDAGQRLSRYFVSQFSVNLGVAVVIGALLALLGVPHAAVWAVLAGLLRFIPYVGFPAAAVCACLMAAAMSPGWDLVWSTGLVFLGVELLVAHVIEPQLYGHATGLSPFSVVVSAIFWSALWGPVGLLLSTPLTLCLVVAGRHVPALAFLDILLGDAPALNLAQRFYQRGLSGDSVEILADARSFLRRKSLAVYCDRVVLPAFHMARQDFEQNLITPEQRQAAQSVILQVFGELGHLPRPRPGRASRGAVLDGDLGLRMRQDRVATEGRWQGRLDVPAGSLLMCISMDDAEAHLIAELLVRVLRSEQFDARHITVQELAEPPDGARAESVGSVFVVGARDDRVNSADAQLLNHVLSELPGVHRVSVLPGQRTLVDQISAELPHRTAYSFEEIIGLLHQKQG; this is encoded by the coding sequence GTGTCCGCCTCCTCCCTCTCTCCCCTTGCCTCCAAGTTCCTCATCGGCGTGGCCGTGCTGGGCCTGCTGTATCTGGCCCGTGACGTACTGGAACCGGTGACCCTGGCCGCCACGCTGGCCTTTGTGCTGGCGCCGGTGGTGCGCCGCTTCCGTGGCCTCGGATTGGGGCAGGCGCCGGCGGCGATGGCCGCCTTGACCGTGGCGGGGCTGCTGATGACCGGATTGGCCATGGTGCTGGTGGCGCAGTTGGGGGCGATGTCCCGCGAGCTGCCGGCCTACGAGTCCAATGTGCGCGAGAAGATCGTGGTGCTGCGCAAGTTCACCGTCGACCAGTTGCGCGAAGCCCAGGGCCGCGCGGGACGGATGGTCGGCGACCTGGCTCCGGGTGGCAGCGTGTCGCCCTCGGCGGAGATGACGGCCGACCGCGCCGTGGGCCCGCAGCAGGAGAGCAATCCGAACGCCACCGGGCGACCCGGCCCCACCGACGACAGCGTCGAGGTGCTGCGCCAACTGGTCGCGACGCTCTGGGGACCGGTGGGCACGGTCGGCATCGTCGTGTTGGTCCTGATTTTTGCCTTGCTGGAACAGGATGCGCTGCGCGACCGCCTGATCCGCCTGCTCGGCGGCACCGATGTGCGGGCGGCCACCAGCGCGGTCAACGATGCGGGGCAGCGGCTGTCGCGCTATTTTGTTTCCCAGTTCTCGGTGAACCTGGGCGTGGCCGTGGTGATCGGCGCCCTGCTGGCCTTGCTGGGCGTGCCGCATGCAGCGGTCTGGGCGGTGCTGGCCGGCCTGCTGCGCTTCATTCCCTATGTGGGCTTCCCGGCAGCGGCGGTCTGCGCTTGTCTGATGGCGGCCGCGATGTCGCCCGGCTGGGACCTGGTGTGGTCGACGGGTCTCGTGTTTCTGGGCGTGGAGCTGCTGGTGGCGCATGTGATCGAGCCGCAGCTGTACGGCCATGCCACCGGCCTGTCGCCGTTTTCGGTGGTGGTCTCGGCGATTTTCTGGAGCGCGCTGTGGGGGCCGGTGGGGCTGCTGTTGTCCACGCCGCTGACGCTGTGTTTGGTGGTGGCGGGACGGCATGTCCCCGCCCTCGCCTTCCTCGACATCCTGCTGGGCGACGCGCCGGCGCTCAATCTGGCGCAGCGCTTCTACCAGCGCGGCCTGAGCGGTGATTCGGTGGAGATCCTGGCCGATGCGCGCAGCTTCTTGCGCCGCAAGTCGCTGGCGGTCTACTGCGATCGGGTGGTGCTGCCGGCGTTCCACATGGCGCGGCAGGACTTTGAGCAGAACCTGATCACGCCCGAGCAGCGCCAGGCGGCGCAGTCGGTCATCTTGCAGGTGTTCGGGGAGTTGGGCCACCTGCCTCGCCCGCGTCCGGGGCGTGCCTCACGCGGTGCGGTACTGGACGGCGACCTGGGCCTGCGGATGCGCCAGGATCGGGTGGCCACCGAAGGCCGCTGGCAGGGCCGCCTGGATGTGCCCGCCGGCTCGCTGCTGATGTGCATCAGCATGGACGACGCGGAGGCCCATCTCATCGCCGAGCTGTTGGTGCGGGTGCTGCGCAGCGAGCAATTCGATGCGCGCCACATCACTGTCCAGGAACTGGCGGAGCCGCCGGACGGCGCCCGCGCCGAGTCAGTGGGCTCGGTGTTTGTGGTCGGCGCGCGGGATGATCGGGTGAACAGCGCGGATGCGCAGTTGCTCAATCACGTGCTGTCTGAATTGCCCGGTGTGCATCGGGTGTCGGTGCTACCGGGACAGCGCACCCTGGTCGACCAGATCAGCGCCGAGCTGCCGCACCGCACCGCCTACAGCTTCGAAGAGATCATCGGGCTGCTGCATCAGAAGCAGGGCTGA